The window ATCCTCCCGCAGAGTCTGCCCCGACACCCCTTTCCTTCGGCCtcccggacccccccccccccccccagagcctgTGACCTGCCTCTGTCACCCAGCGCAGTGAAGGCCTGAGGCCAGTGAGACCCCTGGGCTACAGGACCAGCCTTGCCGCTCTCTGGGGGCGCCTCCAGTAAGTCACCTGAGCTTTCTGAGCCCGTTCCCACATCTGGAGAACAGGGCAAGACCCACCCTACCTCGCAGGCTGGCTGTGAGGCGATAACGTGCGCGTGCTTTACAGACTGACAAAGGTGCTGTTGCTGTGCGCAGTGTGCTTGCACCCCGCGCACCCCAGACTCCGGTATCCCGGCCAGGCTGTAACCTCTGGGGGACAGTCGCTCACTCACCTTTGCTCATGCCTGGCTCCTAGTAGGGGCTCAAGAAACATTGCTGATGGATTGATTTGGGGAGCATGAGTGAGGCTGGGGTgaacagggaggcagggaagagctgAGCAGGGAGGGCGGGTGTCCATTCAATGGGGAGGGTGAGACGCCCGCCGGAGTGGGGAGTTGGAGGCGACAGGGGACCCCGGGTCCGCTGGCGCCACTCtcaacaccgccccccccccccccacgacaaCGCAGGGCACACCCACCACCACCTTCCCCCAGTTACCAGCCAGTATGTGCAGGGCCCCTGCGACGGCGGCCAGCCTGGCCTTCCTGGAGAGCTCCATGCTCCCGATGTTTATGCAGCGCAGCCCCGCCATGCCTAGGAAGAGGCCCAGGAAGCCCAGGAAGATGGCGGTGATCATGAGCGCCCGGCAGGCCTGGAGGTACCCTGGGGAGGCGGGGCGCAGCCATGGGTCCCTAAGCTGGCCCCTTCCCCCTCCGGGGCTGAGCCAGCCCCTTACAGCCAGCCCCTGCTCGGGTCTCAGTCCGTAAAGGCCCTCAagtcccctcctttcccttcgGGGCCCTATTCCGCTGGAGCCCTGACGCCCCTCCTTCCTAGGGGCTCaactcaggccccgcccccggtTCGGCGCACGTGCTTACTGGCTGTCTCCTAGGCACTACTGACACTTTGGCCAGCTACTGCTTTGGTCTGGGGGCCGTCCTGGGCCCTGtgggatgttcagcagcatccttggcctctacccactagatgtcagcaGCAGTCCGCTCCAAGAGGGACCATCAAAATGTCTAGACGTTGTCAATGACCCCTGGGGGACAAAGCCGCCCCCAATCGCAGCCGAGAACCACTGCTCCGTCGCGAATGACAGAAATTGCACTTGAGTACTCAGCCCCTGCCCCACATCTGCTTCTCTCTAGGTCCCACGTGGCACAGCCCCTAGACATCATGAAGTGAGCTTTCTCCCGCAGTGACCTGTAGGGGGCAGCAGTTGCCCGTGGGTTACTGGGTGGGGGCCTGTTCTGACCTGGAAAGTGGGGTATCTAGGCGCAGGACAATCCAAGCCCATCTAGCTCATATACATTggatgcctcagtttcccctttctcAAAGCTGAAGGAAACGGCCAGTTTCCTTCCAGGCCCCTCTTCCGCCTTCTCTTTGATACTTGCCAACCACCCCAAGGACCTTGTTCCCCTTTCCTGGGTGGGGCCGTGCCACTGGTGCTGAAGACGCTGGGTCCCTGCCAGGAGGATGTGAAGTGGCCCGGAGTTGGCGGGTAGAGAGGAGGGACAAAGTTCTCTGGGAGCACTTTCTCACTCCCAGCCACTCCCTctggggttcccccccccccccccccgtatccTCTCTATCCAGGGCTGACCAGCCCTGGGTCCCTAGGCCGCTGTGGTAGACAAAGGAGAGATTATTGATGGGCCACGAGGGAGCGTGGGCTGGGCGGCTGTGGGGGATTAAATAATAGTCAGGACCCCCCTCGGGACCAGAGTATCCGCCAGCCTGGGTTCCGGCACCCCTACCACCTGTGGGGCTGTGGGCCGGTTAACGCTTGTGCTTGTAGTTTTCCAGCTTGGGTGAAACGGGGTTGCCGCGCCCCACACAGCCAGGCCGGCGGAGACGGCACTGTGATGGCCTGCGTGAAGAACCATCACAACGTGGGGTGCCCTGACGCCCCCCGATGCCGGGCAgctgccctctgcccttccccctggaGCCAGCTCTTGCCCCTCCATCAGCAGTTCCAAGTGGGGCCCTTCTCGGGGCCTACAGGCTCCCGGCAAACGCCCCTCTTCAAACCGCGGTGTGGCTGAGGGATGGGTGAGGCAGGAAGGTCCAGTGCTGCTAAGCCGGCTGCCTGCAATGTCCCTTCTGGCCACCTGGCATTCGGGGCTTCTGGTCCAGATGGTACCCAGCTTTTATCGGGAGCTTGGGGAGGGCACGTGCCCTGCACATGGCAAATCCTGGAGAGAGGGATGAAGGCACGAAATCCCCGCTGGATCAGGAGATTCTGGGAATCGCAGGGGCACGAGAGACCCACGCAGACCCCTTAACTGTGCAGAGCATCTCTGGCGTTCCCGCAGCCCTGTTCCAAACCCAGTGTTGgctttagttccatccacttcCCGGCACCTACAGTGGGGAACCGGAAGAGCACGACGGCTCCAAGGGGGGTGCGGGAGTGGCACCAAAAAGAGGACCTGGTCCTCCCCTCCTGGTCTCCGGCACGGGCCTACCGAAAAGACTCCCCCGAGGGATGCTGGGGACTGCTCGGTGAACAGGAAGCAGGAAGATGCTATACCACCAAGGAGAACCTTTCTGGAACAAAAGACCTGTACGTTCCGGCCCTCCGAGAACTTCAAACAATCCACTGCCTGAGAACGccgaacacacatgcacacacacccctagcTGCTTCCACCAGACACAGCGCCGCGGGAAGTCTCGCTTGAAGAGGGCCCTTGAGAATTCGCCGTGGCAGTGGCACCGATGCCTTTTAAGGGTCTCAATGCCAAGAACCCAAGATGGGCCTCCTCTGCACCCCCACGACCCCCAGCACTCTCACCACAAAGCTGAGATGCTGAAGTCGGTCGTGTGCGCACACGGGCCAACGAGAATCACGCTAACGTCCCGGGCTGTAGCTCAACACTCACAACCATGCCACGCGCCTGTGCACGTTCCCCCGGTTTTACAGTTGGGGTGAACGAAGCTCGTTTCATCACCTGCCGGGGGCACCGAGCTGGTCAGCTGAGCCCGGCAGTCTGGCCCTGGTGCCTGCACTTGGAACCACTAGGGGTGTCACATTAGGGCAGGGGGACACGTGGGACGAGGTCTCCAGTGCGGCTCCAGATGGGGGCCGCCGGGCACTCCCAGCTCCCCGAGCTCGATCCAGGCCTCCCTTATCGGCTCGGTGCCCAAGGCCCGACCGTGGGCAGCAGTCACCCTCCCCGGgggtctctccccacctcccgccGCCCCCTGGAGCGGGCCACCCCGCTCTCTCCACCCCATACCGGAGAGGGCCAGCAAGGACGGGAACTCCCGGCAGCTGTAGACTCCCAGGGAGTCGGTGGCACAGCTAAACCAGAGGTTCTCGAAGATGGTGTTGGTGGTGATGACGCTCCCGTGCACGGTGGACACTCGCCAGTAGCTGTGTGGCAGGGTCACCCCCAGCATCAGCAGCCCCAGGGCCGCCATGAAGAAGCCGAAGATCTCCACGGCCACCGACATGGTGAGATGCAGggccctgaggggcgcctggggccccagaggaggggaggggctgagcccCAAGGGAACTTGAGGGGCTTTGGCTAAGGAGGGGTGTTAAGGCAGGCTGGAGAGAAAGGTGGAGAGAGCAGGGGGGGCCAGCAGCAACCTGGGGTGCAgatctgcccccacccccccccccggcgtctgccccctgccctccctctgggtTCCTGCTTCCCCGAAGGTCCGGGCAGAGGAATGAGCCCAGAGCGCCGGGCAGCTGTTGACGCGGAGATGGAGGGAAGCAACGGAACGGGCCAAAagtccaccccctcccccagcctctgggctCCCCGCCCCACAAGGGGGGCGGAGAGGACTAATGGGAGTGACCAACGAACGGATGGGGCTGAGGGGGCCCCCATGGGAGGCACTGGGAGCAGAGGGGAAGCCGGATGGGGCTGAGGGGGCCCCCATGGGAGGCACTGGGAGCAGAGGGGAAGCGGGGGAAGTCGCTCTGACTCAGCTCTCATGGGGGGCCGGAGAATGGAGCCAGGACAAGGAAAGAGAAGGTGACTGAGAGACCGGGGCCACAGACAGACCTTTCGCGGGGCAGGATCCGGGGAGCGGAGCCCCCCTCCTGGATGTTGGTGAGAACAATTTAAGAAACTCCAAAGACTTAGGGTTTGGGCTACTGAGTCACC is drawn from Leopardus geoffroyi isolate Oge1 chromosome E3, O.geoffroyi_Oge1_pat1.0, whole genome shotgun sequence and contains these coding sequences:
- the CLDN15 gene encoding claudin-15 isoform X1; protein product: MSVAVEIFGFFMAALGLLMLGVTLPHSYWRVSTVHGSVITTNTIFENLWFSCATDSLGVYSCREFPSLLALSGYLQACRALMITAIFLGFLGLFLGMAGLRCINIGSMELSRKARLAAVAGALHILAGFCGMVAISWYAFNITREFFDPLYPGTKYELGPALYLGWSASLLAILGGVCLGSTCCRTPDAAPAPRLPYEASAVRSPGLAAPLHPAVSDEEGDSSFGKYGKNAYV